A single genomic interval of Clostridium facile harbors:
- a CDS encoding discoidin domain-containing protein yields the protein MKKIFRSALSVVLSATMLMSSMSVSAVAGQTSGELPNNAQAIVARGDAAFQKSDYQFSANWIWDPSDDGQSNRWMTFRKDVTLDSVPEKVTAKIAADTKYWLYINGELAVFEGQLKRGAALLDKDIYPQGDSSQPDLDHMIQEVATYYDEVDLTPYLKEGNNTIVALVWYFGNEGHSHVGSGQGGFLFESQMGDQMVISDDTWKVSRQMGYQPSNPMGGYTQEYNINYDAREGFNNFYDPDFDTSSWNNAKIVGKAGDKPWNELWPRTIPEWKVWDLATYSPDDAEYVTKIDATHYRLKLPTNIQFTPYLKVEAPAGKVIKISCPNSVNSNLTYTTMGGNNGEAVVQEYESPSWINWWYIDFEIPEDVKVLELGYRQSGYNTEFEGYFNSDDEFFNTLWTKARDTAYVNMRDTFMDCPDRERAPWLGDAVNEMEIAYYSMSTSVYDMVRKDISTRVNWQNAEGVIPSTAPTTFRYNEYAELTGQSLAGVMSWFQYYLWSGDRDTLENSYEALQKYMEMFDLDVQNYTDPFVRGSGTNTMHTNWIDWGPNMDQNLSLNIWAYIGVKTLCNYAEALNDTENLATYEALRDAMHAKFDATFWNGQEYRSQTYTGPADDRGQALAVYAGLVSPDKYPQIRDILLNNQFASPYMVKYSIEALYMMGYTAEAEQRMKESYANDVALDDPTFSENWNGGGSKNHGWSGGGLISLSGYAAGVRPLEAGYDKFIVAPQMDSIQNISAGIPTVKGLIEVKANNATEQFDLSVNVPGSSTAVIGVPRLKEGNTMVVCDGKVIWNNGTVHDAVDGLTYAYSDENHIFFNAQPGNWSLSAFPAQAESKTEYTLTIPALENGTILVNGEQVALPYTNTFAADSQVTLTAQPNENYLFDIFNGSVGKRDTNEISITMNADYTIGAEFVPEWKFDGKTVKISSNSQDIKLYINGAEVSNPFSGLYETNGQVTVKAVPGEDVAFLGWRNENGETVSTDPEYTFTLEEDTQLTAMGMSMLGENLALHKPATASTNIVNGMFDVSKVTDGVYTITGQNEGWTSDELREEQWVYIDLGESKEFDTIKVYPRHNGVDNGYGIPINMEILVSDDAQNWTTVKEIKDIPRIASGAHSFKIDTQNARYIKLNGSKLRVNPNDGNRTRFQVSEIEVYNSTAKTPPVIDQQPKTVETKPGTTITFTVGALSVTPMSYQWYVSTDNGNSWSAISDATNFSYSILGSTENSGYQYYCAVSNEYGTTNSNIVSYSIASDNYALKQPFEVSSNQVVDPYFMAKYINDGITDTLVLQNEGWTSAENHGGSEWVTIDMESVKQVSRVKLYPRYDGTNNGYGIPIDYNVQVSKDGETWTTVYSATDVERPTSGAIYLDFDPVDARYVKFEGTKLRANPMDDNRVRMQIAEFEIYNTNIADTNKHLLNTTIQRAEVLLNSEEFANAIPSVQESFQKTLEQAKEISQDIFASQESIDTIWKELLNEIHKLGFQKGDKTALQAFYDEVKDTDLSQYRDGAAKENFKTALANAEAVLADENALQNEIDKAYNDLKAAYDALEKLADKSQLEALLGECATYQEADYTPATWKVFADSFKNAQDVYNNVNASQEEVNTAVDDLLSGMLQLRFQADKSILEELVNQLESMDLSGYTDESVAALNVALSQAKAILDNPEISVDQQDVVDLAVDSLTNAVSGLEKSNVAKNIASSTENENNDNTVNSNTPVKTGDAIPMAGAAILFVASATILFSRKKK from the coding sequence ATGAAGAAAATCTTCCGTTCCGCGTTGTCAGTAGTGCTGTCCGCTACGATGCTGATGTCCTCAATGTCGGTATCTGCCGTAGCAGGGCAGACGTCTGGCGAACTACCAAACAACGCACAGGCAATTGTGGCGCGTGGTGATGCTGCGTTCCAAAAAAGTGATTACCAATTTTCCGCCAACTGGATTTGGGATCCTTCCGATGACGGACAAAGTAACCGTTGGATGACATTCCGTAAAGATGTTACCCTGGATTCTGTTCCAGAAAAAGTAACCGCAAAAATCGCTGCTGACACCAAATATTGGCTTTATATCAACGGCGAATTAGCGGTATTTGAGGGACAGCTAAAACGTGGCGCTGCTTTGCTGGACAAAGATATTTACCCACAAGGGGATTCTTCCCAACCGGATTTAGACCATATGATCCAGGAAGTTGCCACTTATTACGATGAAGTTGACCTGACCCCTTACTTAAAAGAAGGAAATAACACAATTGTAGCTTTGGTATGGTATTTTGGCAATGAGGGCCATTCCCATGTTGGAAGTGGACAGGGAGGATTCCTGTTTGAATCCCAAATGGGAGATCAAATGGTAATTTCCGACGATACATGGAAAGTCAGCCGTCAAATGGGTTATCAACCAAGCAATCCAATGGGTGGCTATACCCAGGAATACAACATCAATTATGATGCTCGGGAAGGATTTAACAACTTTTACGATCCTGATTTTGATACTTCCTCCTGGAATAACGCTAAAATCGTTGGAAAAGCCGGAGATAAACCATGGAATGAACTGTGGCCAAGGACAATCCCTGAATGGAAAGTTTGGGATTTAGCAACCTATTCTCCAGATGATGCTGAATATGTTACAAAAATAGACGCAACCCACTACCGTTTAAAACTGCCAACCAACATCCAGTTTACCCCTTATTTAAAAGTGGAAGCACCAGCTGGAAAAGTAATTAAAATCAGCTGTCCAAACTCTGTAAACAGCAACTTAACTTATACTACAATGGGTGGGAATAATGGTGAAGCTGTTGTACAGGAATATGAATCCCCTTCTTGGATTAACTGGTGGTATATCGACTTTGAAATTCCTGAGGATGTCAAGGTTTTGGAACTGGGATACCGTCAAAGTGGATACAACACAGAATTTGAAGGCTATTTTAACAGTGATGATGAATTTTTTAACACCCTTTGGACAAAAGCACGGGATACCGCTTATGTCAATATGAGAGATACCTTTATGGATTGTCCAGACCGTGAACGTGCTCCATGGTTAGGGGATGCGGTAAACGAAATGGAAATTGCCTACTACTCCATGTCCACCAGCGTGTATGATATGGTAAGGAAGGATATTTCTACCCGTGTTAACTGGCAGAACGCAGAAGGCGTTATTCCATCCACAGCGCCAACTACATTCCGTTATAACGAATACGCGGAATTAACAGGGCAATCTTTGGCAGGGGTAATGTCCTGGTTCCAATATTATCTGTGGTCAGGCGACCGGGATACCCTGGAAAACTCCTATGAAGCATTGCAAAAATACATGGAAATGTTTGATTTGGATGTTCAGAACTACACCGATCCATTTGTCCGTGGAAGTGGAACCAACACCATGCACACCAACTGGATCGACTGGGGTCCTAATATGGACCAAAACCTGAGTTTAAACATCTGGGCATATATTGGTGTAAAAACACTTTGCAATTACGCGGAAGCTTTAAATGACACCGAAAACCTGGCAACCTATGAAGCATTGCGGGATGCGATGCATGCGAAATTTGATGCTACCTTCTGGAATGGCCAGGAATACCGCTCTCAAACTTATACCGGGCCAGCGGATGACCGTGGACAAGCATTGGCAGTATATGCAGGACTGGTTTCCCCGGATAAATATCCACAAATTCGGGATATTTTGTTAAACAACCAGTTTGCTAGCCCATACATGGTAAAATACTCCATCGAAGCCTTATATATGATGGGTTATACCGCAGAGGCGGAACAAAGGATGAAAGAAAGCTATGCCAACGATGTTGCGCTAGATGATCCAACCTTCTCGGAAAACTGGAATGGCGGTGGTAGTAAAAACCATGGCTGGTCTGGCGGTGGATTAATCTCCTTATCCGGTTATGCTGCTGGTGTACGTCCACTGGAAGCAGGCTATGATAAATTTATTGTGGCGCCTCAAATGGATTCCATTCAAAATATCAGCGCTGGGATTCCAACCGTAAAAGGATTAATCGAAGTGAAAGCAAACAATGCGACGGAACAGTTTGATTTATCCGTCAATGTACCAGGCTCCAGCACAGCTGTAATTGGTGTTCCAAGATTAAAAGAAGGTAACACCATGGTAGTATGTGATGGTAAAGTCATCTGGAACAACGGAACCGTTCATGATGCTGTAGACGGATTGACCTATGCGTATTCCGATGAAAACCACATCTTCTTTAACGCGCAGCCTGGTAACTGGTCATTGAGCGCGTTTCCCGCACAGGCAGAATCCAAAACAGAATATACTTTAACCATTCCCGCTTTGGAAAATGGAACAATTTTAGTGAATGGAGAACAGGTTGCACTTCCTTATACCAATACTTTCGCAGCTGATTCCCAAGTTACTTTAACTGCGCAACCAAATGAAAATTATTTATTTGATATTTTCAATGGTTCTGTTGGAAAACGGGATACCAACGAAATCTCCATCACAATGAATGCGGATTATACCATTGGGGCTGAATTTGTCCCAGAATGGAAATTTGATGGAAAGACAGTAAAAATCTCCAGCAACTCTCAGGATATCAAGCTTTATATCAACGGTGCTGAAGTAAGTAATCCATTTAGTGGTTTATACGAAACAAATGGCCAGGTTACTGTCAAAGCTGTTCCAGGAGAAGACGTTGCCTTTTTAGGTTGGCGAAATGAAAACGGCGAAACCGTTTCTACAGACCCAGAATACACTTTCACACTGGAAGAGGATACCCAGCTTACCGCGATGGGAATGTCCATGTTAGGGGAAAACCTGGCTTTGCATAAACCTGCTACCGCTTCTACAAACATCGTAAACGGTATGTTTGATGTCAGCAAAGTAACCGATGGTGTTTATACCATTACCGGACAAAACGAAGGCTGGACTTCGGATGAATTGCGGGAAGAACAATGGGTTTATATTGACTTAGGAGAATCCAAAGAATTTGATACCATTAAAGTTTATCCAAGGCATAACGGCGTGGATAATGGTTACGGGATTCCAATCAATATGGAAATTTTGGTTTCCGACGATGCCCAAAACTGGACTACTGTAAAGGAGATCAAAGATATCCCACGAATTGCCTCCGGTGCGCATTCTTTTAAAATTGATACACAAAATGCCCGTTATATTAAATTAAATGGTTCTAAATTACGTGTAAATCCAAATGACGGAAACCGCACCAGATTCCAGGTTTCTGAAATTGAAGTATACAATAGCACAGCAAAAACCCCTCCTGTAATTGACCAGCAGCCAAAAACAGTGGAAACCAAGCCTGGTACCACCATTACCTTTACTGTTGGTGCGTTGAGCGTTACCCCAATGTCCTATCAATGGTATGTTTCCACGGATAACGGAAACTCCTGGTCTGCAATTTCAGATGCTACTAACTTCTCCTATTCCATTCTTGGTAGCACAGAAAATTCTGGATACCAATACTACTGTGCTGTTTCCAACGAATATGGTACAACCAATTCCAATATTGTTTCCTACTCAATCGCTTCGGATAACTATGCTTTAAAACAGCCATTTGAAGTTTCCTCTAACCAAGTAGTAGACCCTTATTTTATGGCAAAATATATTAATGATGGTATCACTGATACATTAGTTTTACAAAATGAAGGATGGACCTCTGCGGAAAATCACGGTGGCAGCGAATGGGTTACCATTGATATGGAATCGGTAAAACAGGTTTCCCGTGTGAAACTCTATCCACGCTATGACGGAACCAACAATGGTTATGGTATTCCAATTGATTATAACGTACAGGTTTCCAAAGATGGTGAAACTTGGACTACCGTTTATTCTGCAACCGATGTAGAACGTCCAACTTCTGGGGCTATTTATTTGGATTTTGATCCGGTAGATGCCAGATATGTAAAATTTGAAGGAACAAAACTCCGCGCAAACCCAATGGATGATAACCGTGTTAGAATGCAGATTGCGGAATTTGAAATTTACAATACCAATATCGCAGATACAAACAAACATTTGTTAAACACTACTATTCAGAGAGCAGAAGTATTATTAAACTCTGAGGAGTTTGCTAACGCAATCCCAAGCGTACAAGAATCTTTCCAAAAAACATTGGAACAAGCAAAAGAAATCTCCCAAGATATTTTTGCTAGCCAGGAATCGATTGATACTATTTGGAAAGAACTATTAAATGAAATCCATAAACTAGGATTCCAAAAGGGAGATAAAACAGCGCTGCAAGCTTTCTATGATGAGGTAAAGGATACCGACTTGAGCCAATACCGAGACGGTGCGGCAAAAGAGAATTTCAAAACAGCGTTGGCCAATGCCGAAGCTGTTTTGGCAGATGAAAACGCATTGCAAAATGAAATTGACAAAGCGTACAACGATCTGAAGGCAGCATATGACGCATTGGAAAAATTAGCAGACAAGAGCCAACTGGAAGCATTGTTGGGTGAATGCGCAACATACCAGGAAGCAGACTATACCCCAGCAACATGGAAAGTATTCGCGGACAGCTTTAAAAATGCACAAGATGTATACAATAATGTAAACGCAAGCCAAGAAGAAGTTAATACAGCAGTGGATGATCTTTTAAGTGGCATGTTGCAATTAAGGTTTCAAGCGGATAAATCCATTCTGGAAGAATTGGTAAATCAATTAGAATCTATGGACCTATCTGGATACACCGATGAAAGCGTTGCTGCATTGAACGTGGCTCTTTCTCAAGCAAAAGCGATCCTGGATAATCCAGAAATTTCTGTTGATCAACAAGATGTAGTGGATCTAGCTGTGGATTCTTTGACTAACGCAGTAAGTGGATTGGAAAAATCCAATGTAGCAAAAAATATTGCTTCTTCCACTGAAAATGAAAACAATGATAATACTGTAAATTCAAATACTCCTGTAAAAACCGGAGATGCTATCCCTATGGCAGGTGCAGCTATCTTGTTTGTAGCCAGTGCCACAATTCTATTCTCTCGTAAAAAGAAATAA
- a CDS encoding family 78 glycoside hydrolase catalytic domain — protein MKKFNRSIAAILAVCMLFTMAFTVSATDQTLYTMEILDLTVNNRTNPQGLDDDTPSFGWRMDSNLVGQKQTAYHVIVTEKFSGETMWDSGKVEGNVSQYIEYAGKELSPESDYNWNVTVYDSNGKAYLSDTATFTTGLMADRLIPEEQPSIQDLTSYTIDTDFVIHSGCMGLLFGVQDSNNFYMWQINAGDLSINPHQWSNGGINTNFPHPSIKDALGVDSILETPLHLTMKMEEGTVTSWINDVQIGEPLSIGQVKLGRIGFRQAVNESADIDQITVKDQDGQVAFEEDFSDQTSNPFDGGTVENGQLKMNSTNLVFQKDTELENTTFTIDFDGQVVNTALGPLIGGQDNSNFYMWQINAAERVFKPHQWSGGNITTLKQVSLDPVFGEGQPIEGVPFHMTIQANNGEVKTYLNKIGEQPQLIDTIQLSPFSVGKFGFRQMKDHVSNEVGLIDNLKIVGEDGSILLEDDFSSPYNTTFPSGSITEDGWFCAENGLFFQNETEEVLGWSGAQWIGSPEISVDSGKIPVYNLYYDLQLVEGSTKAAALVCGNDYRLMDKTKNNYRVEGESYLSFELDASNVSAGGSPVLNLYRKGFCSDDYKNPDATTLMRSFSLDNIGVTAENLYTTPIRFSLTCYGGGFRIYVNDQNYGEVVINPTGGTQDQPCYTYLNSIGFLTEPGQQAEFQNYEIRTWDTAHAVMFDKTTGATYSIFEGQDGVSVQDHSIMVGDQAKQVKILAEPDYKSNQLLRKEFNADQPIQSARLYITSRGIYEPYVNGERIGEDWFNPGFTQYNKTITYSTYDITDQLQQGTNAIGVRLASGWWHDEMTFDLSKYNYWGNKPSLLAKVVVTYADGTKDTIVTDESWSYNNTDSPIIYAGFFNGEVYDARKEATIEGWNQPGYTGENWYNASVIVPLPENANPHIIARVDEPVRHVETLSAKFDKEPDPNIYVYDMGTNMVGVPEITFPEMPAGTEITIRYSEIYYPELDPSNPYYYGEMSGKLLTENLRAALCTDTYIAKGTKGGETYRPSFTFHGYRYIEISGLEEPLPEENIKGIVLSSIEGTTSTYESSNELTNQLHKNIQRSLLGNHVSIPTDCPQRDERMGWTGDAQVFSRTATYYGDMNLLYEGWEGTIRDAQTASGTIPQTAPNLGWGASVEVAWPAAIVIPTWEIYKQYGNTRVIESNLDAMKAFLDSIGNDKFAPDSYLTKGTALTEHLALVGTDSPLCSNVLYAYMLGLFSKMAAAIGEDELAQHYSDLSVKVKEEWNQVFINAATGQTQNSSGGIQDTQASYALAIEYNVISDENRDQAAELLDQACERGYNNVPYTITTGFIGTAPLLPALTDVGKVDTAYKMFEQTEFASWLYPVTQGATSIWERWNGYTIENGFSGLNYMNSFNHYAAGAVGAWMINDHVGITSDEEHPGFQQFILQPTPGGDFTYVNGGYDSIYGHITSNWKADQGKLTAYEAEVPANTTATLYLPMDQNTVIGDLPEGVSFTGWDTRYGNSVAVFQLVAGGYQFSVDNNGLTVALNDGYVTEGTPEPPVGDANKTILDKVITEANRLKGTEEYTNAIPAVKESFDKVLADAQAVYDNPSATQKEVDTAWMNLMEEIHKLGFQKGDKTALQALYDQVKDIDLSQYRDGVAKENFKTALTNAETVLADENALQNEIDKAYNDLKAAYEALEKLADKSQLKALLDECAGYQKEEYTPVTWEVFEGIQKKAQEVYDNANTTQEEINAAVDELLSGMLQLRFKADKSLLQNLIAELEEMDFSQYTEESVAAFQIVLAEAKTILSDDNISIEDQQIVDQQIVDQQVSNLKSAYKGLIGKQTDSTEFVDITPSNENSQETKPIEAANTGDVSPIAGLILLGLAGITVAAFQKRK, from the coding sequence ATGAAGAAATTTAACCGATCGATTGCTGCTATTTTGGCAGTATGTATGTTGTTTACGATGGCGTTTACAGTATCAGCAACGGATCAAACCCTTTATACCATGGAGATTTTGGACCTTACTGTAAACAATCGTACCAATCCACAGGGATTGGATGATGACACTCCATCTTTTGGCTGGAGGATGGATTCTAATTTAGTTGGGCAAAAACAAACTGCATACCATGTTATAGTAACAGAAAAATTTTCCGGCGAAACAATGTGGGACAGCGGTAAAGTAGAAGGCAATGTTTCCCAGTATATTGAATATGCTGGAAAAGAATTAAGCCCGGAATCGGATTATAATTGGAATGTAACCGTGTATGACAGCAATGGAAAAGCCTATTTGTCCGATACAGCAACCTTTACTACCGGATTAATGGCTGACCGTTTGATTCCGGAAGAACAACCATCCATTCAAGATTTAACCAGCTATACGATTGATACCGACTTTGTCATTCACAGCGGATGTATGGGGCTATTGTTCGGTGTACAGGATAGCAATAATTTTTATATGTGGCAGATCAATGCCGGAGATCTTTCTATTAATCCTCATCAATGGAGCAATGGGGGAATTAATACGAACTTTCCACATCCCAGCATCAAAGATGCTTTAGGAGTGGATTCCATTTTGGAAACTCCGCTGCATTTAACCATGAAAATGGAAGAAGGAACTGTGACTAGTTGGATTAATGATGTCCAGATTGGGGAACCCCTTTCCATTGGTCAAGTAAAATTGGGGCGGATTGGTTTCCGTCAAGCTGTCAATGAAAGCGCTGATATTGACCAGATTACTGTAAAAGATCAGGACGGACAGGTTGCGTTTGAGGAGGATTTCTCTGATCAAACTTCGAATCCATTTGATGGTGGTACCGTTGAAAATGGACAGTTGAAAATGAATAGCACCAATTTAGTGTTCCAGAAAGACACCGAACTGGAAAATACAACATTTACCATTGATTTTGATGGCCAGGTAGTAAATACTGCTTTGGGGCCATTGATTGGCGGGCAGGATAACAGCAACTTTTATATGTGGCAGATTAACGCTGCAGAACGTGTTTTTAAACCACATCAATGGAGTGGTGGAAATATTACTACTTTAAAACAAGTAAGCCTTGACCCTGTGTTCGGGGAAGGACAGCCAATTGAAGGTGTACCATTTCATATGACAATCCAAGCCAATAATGGCGAGGTAAAAACGTATTTGAATAAAATTGGCGAACAACCACAATTGATTGATACCATCCAATTATCCCCTTTTAGTGTGGGGAAATTTGGATTCCGTCAGATGAAAGACCATGTATCCAATGAGGTTGGACTGATTGACAATCTAAAAATCGTTGGAGAAGATGGCAGTATCTTATTGGAGGATGATTTTTCTTCCCCATATAACACTACATTTCCTTCCGGTTCCATTACAGAAGATGGCTGGTTCTGTGCGGAAAATGGGCTGTTTTTCCAAAATGAAACTGAAGAAGTGTTGGGATGGAGTGGAGCACAATGGATTGGCTCCCCGGAAATCTCGGTAGATTCCGGAAAAATCCCTGTCTATAACCTGTATTATGATTTGCAGTTAGTAGAAGGAAGCACCAAAGCGGCTGCTTTGGTTTGCGGAAACGACTATCGCTTAATGGACAAAACAAAAAATAACTATCGTGTGGAAGGGGAAAGCTACCTTTCCTTTGAGCTGGACGCTTCTAATGTATCTGCTGGAGGTTCACCAGTTTTAAACTTGTACCGGAAAGGGTTCTGTTCTGACGATTATAAGAATCCAGACGCTACTACATTAATGAGAAGTTTTTCCCTGGATAATATCGGGGTAACTGCAGAGAACCTTTATACAACACCAATCCGGTTTTCTTTAACCTGCTATGGCGGCGGTTTCCGGATTTATGTCAACGACCAAAATTATGGTGAAGTTGTCATCAATCCTACCGGTGGGACACAGGACCAGCCTTGCTATACCTACCTGAATTCCATTGGATTTTTGACAGAGCCAGGCCAGCAGGCGGAATTCCAAAATTATGAAATCCGTACTTGGGACACTGCTCATGCCGTGATGTTTGATAAAACAACAGGGGCAACCTATTCTATTTTTGAAGGGCAGGATGGTGTTTCGGTACAAGATCATTCTATTATGGTAGGGGACCAGGCAAAACAGGTAAAAATTTTAGCAGAGCCTGATTATAAATCCAATCAGTTATTACGGAAAGAATTTAATGCGGACCAACCAATACAGTCAGCACGTTTATACATTACTTCTCGTGGCATTTATGAACCATATGTCAATGGCGAAAGGATTGGGGAAGATTGGTTTAACCCTGGTTTTACCCAATACAATAAAACCATTACCTATTCTACTTATGATATTACAGACCAATTACAACAGGGAACCAACGCGATTGGTGTACGCCTGGCATCTGGCTGGTGGCATGATGAAATGACATTTGATTTGTCCAAATACAATTATTGGGGCAACAAACCATCCTTGTTGGCAAAAGTAGTTGTTACCTATGCCGATGGTACCAAAGATACAATTGTAACGGATGAAAGTTGGAGCTATAACAATACGGATAGTCCAATTATCTATGCAGGATTCTTCAATGGTGAAGTATATGACGCACGGAAAGAAGCAACGATTGAAGGATGGAACCAGCCAGGATATACAGGGGAAAACTGGTATAATGCTTCCGTTATCGTTCCATTGCCAGAAAACGCAAATCCTCATATCATTGCCCGGGTAGATGAACCGGTACGCCATGTGGAAACACTCTCCGCAAAATTTGATAAAGAACCTGACCCCAATATTTATGTATATGATATGGGAACCAACATGGTAGGTGTTCCTGAAATCACCTTCCCAGAAATGCCGGCAGGTACCGAAATTACCATCCGGTATTCGGAAATTTATTATCCTGAACTGGATCCAAGCAATCCTTATTACTATGGGGAAATGTCAGGTAAACTGTTGACAGAAAACCTGAGAGCTGCCTTGTGTACTGATACCTATATTGCGAAGGGAACAAAAGGCGGGGAAACCTATCGTCCAAGCTTTACTTTCCATGGTTATCGCTATATTGAAATCAGTGGGTTAGAGGAACCATTACCGGAAGAAAATATCAAAGGGATTGTATTAAGCTCGATTGAAGGCACAACTTCTACCTACGAATCTTCCAATGAGTTAACCAACCAACTACACAAAAATATCCAACGTTCTTTGCTGGGGAACCATGTCAGCATTCCAACAGACTGCCCACAGCGTGATGAACGTATGGGATGGACAGGGGACGCTCAAGTGTTTTCCAGAACAGCTACCTATTATGGCGATATGAATCTGTTGTATGAAGGATGGGAAGGTACCATCCGTGATGCTCAAACAGCATCTGGTACAATTCCTCAAACAGCTCCAAACCTTGGTTGGGGAGCAAGTGTGGAGGTAGCCTGGCCAGCAGCAATTGTTATCCCAACCTGGGAAATCTATAAACAATATGGCAACACCCGTGTAATTGAAAGCAATTTGGATGCGATGAAAGCATTTTTGGATTCTATTGGAAATGATAAATTCGCGCCAGATAGTTATTTAACCAAGGGCACCGCATTAACCGAACATCTGGCCTTAGTTGGAACAGATTCCCCTCTATGCTCCAACGTGCTCTACGCCTATATGTTAGGGCTTTTCTCCAAAATGGCTGCGGCAATTGGAGAAGATGAACTTGCACAGCATTATAGTGATTTAAGCGTAAAAGTAAAAGAAGAATGGAATCAGGTATTTATTAATGCCGCAACTGGGCAAACTCAGAATTCCAGTGGAGGTATCCAGGATACCCAGGCTTCTTATGCTTTAGCGATTGAATACAACGTAATCAGCGATGAAAACCGTGATCAAGCAGCAGAATTATTGGATCAGGCTTGTGAACGTGGTTACAATAATGTTCCATATACCATTACAACCGGATTTATTGGAACAGCACCATTGTTGCCAGCATTAACTGATGTGGGTAAAGTGGACACTGCCTATAAAATGTTTGAACAAACAGAATTTGCTTCCTGGTTGTATCCAGTTACCCAAGGAGCAACCTCTATTTGGGAACGTTGGAACGGCTATACCATTGAAAATGGATTTAGTGGATTAAACTATATGAATTCCTTTAACCACTATGCAGCCGGTGCGGTTGGCGCATGGATGATAAACGACCATGTGGGAATTACTAGTGATGAAGAACATCCTGGATTCCAGCAGTTCATTTTACAGCCAACACCGGGAGGGGATTTCACCTATGTCAATGGTGGATATGATTCCATTTATGGGCATATTACTTCTAATTGGAAAGCAGATCAAGGTAAATTAACTGCATATGAAGCGGAAGTTCCAGCAAATACTACAGCAACTCTGTATCTGCCAATGGATCAGAACACTGTGATTGGAGATCTTCCAGAAGGTGTTTCCTTTACTGGATGGGATACCAGATATGGAAATTCTGTAGCGGTATTCCAATTAGTAGCTGGTGGATACCAATTTTCAGTTGACAATAATGGATTGACAGTAGCTCTTAATGATGGCTATGTAACCGAAGGAACACCAGAACCACCAGTTGGCGATGCTAATAAAACCATCTTGGATAAAGTAATTACAGAAGCAAACCGTCTGAAAGGGACAGAGGAATATACCAATGCTATCCCAGCAGTAAAAGAAAGCTTTGATAAGGTATTGGCAGATGCGCAGGCTGTGTATGACAATCCATCCGCGACCCAGAAAGAAGTGGATACCGCGTGGATGAACCTGATGGAAGAAATTCATAAACTGGGATTCCAGAAAGGTGACAAAACGGCCTTACAGGCACTGTATGATCAAGTAAAAGATATTGATCTGAGCCAGTACCGTGATGGCGTGGCCAAAGAGAATTTCAAAACAGCGCTGACCAACGCCGAAACTGTATTAGCGGATGAAAACGCGTTACAAAATGAAATTGATAAAGCGTACAACGACCTGAAAGCAGCGTATGAAGCATTGGAAAAATTGGCCGACAAGAGCCAGCTAAAAGCTCTGCTGGACGAATGTGCAGGATACCAAAAAGAAGAATACACCCCGGTAACGTGGGAAGTATTCGAAGGAATCCAGAAGAAAGCTCAGGAAGTCTATGACAATGCCAATACAACTCAGGAAGAAATCAATGCAGCAGTGGATGAACTTTTAAGCGGCATGCTGCAATTGCGGTTTAAAGCAGATAAATCTCTGCTACAGAATTTAATTGCTGAATTAGAAGAAATGGATTTCAGCCAATATACAGAAGAAAGTGTAGCGGCATTCCAAATTGTTTTAGCGGAGGCAAAAACAATACTGTCTGATGACAATATCAGTATAGAGGATCAGCAGATTGTGGATCAGCAGATTGTGGATCAGCAAGTATCCAATTTAAAATCCGCTTACAAAGGATTAATTGGTAAACAAACAGATTCTACGGAATTTGTAGATATTACCCCATCCAACGAAAATAGTCAAGAAACAAAACCAATAGAAGCGGCGAATACAGGGGATGTATCCCCAATTGCTGGACTGATTCTGTTGGGGTTAGCTGGAATTACAGTAGCAGCTTTCCAAAAACGAAAATAA